From Rhinopithecus roxellana isolate Shanxi Qingling chromosome 17, ASM756505v1, whole genome shotgun sequence, one genomic window encodes:
- the NAPRT gene encoding nicotinate phosphoribosyltransferase isoform X2, which yields MAAEQDPEGRAAARPLLTDLYQATMALGYWRAGRARDAAEFELFFRRCPFGGAFALAAGLRDCVRFLRAFRLRDADVQFLASVLPPDTDPAFFEHLRALDCSEVTVRALPEGSLAFPGVPLLQVSGPLLVVQLLETPLLCLVSYASLVATNAARLRLIAGPEKRLLEMGLRRAQGPDGGLTASTYSYLGGFDSSSNVLAGQLRGVPVAGTLAHSFVTSFSGSEVPPDPMLAPAAGEGPGVDLAAKAQVWLEHVCAHLGLGVQEPHPGERAAFVAYALAFPRAFQGLLDSYSVRRSGLPNFLAVALALGELGYRAVGVRLDSGDLLQQAQEIRKVFRAAAAQFQVPWLASVPIAVSNNIDEEALARLAQEGSEVNVIGIGTSAVTCPQQPSLGCVYKLVAVGGQPRMKLTEDPEKQTLPGSKAAFRLLGSDGSLLMDVLQLAEEPAPQAGQELRVWPPGAQEPCTVRPAQVEPLLRLCFQQGQLCEPLPSLAESRALVQLSLSQLSPEHRRLQSPAQYQVVLSERLQALVNSLHARASP from the exons ATGGCGGCGGAACAGGACCCCGAGGGGCGCGCGGCGGCGCGGCCGCTGCTCACCGACCTCTACCAGGCCACCATGGCGTTGGGCTATTGGCGCGCGGGCCGGGCGCGGGACGCCGCCGAGTTCGAGCTCTTCTTCCGCCGCTGCCCGTTCGGCGGCGCCTTCGCCTTGGCCGCCGGCTTGCGCGACTGTGTGCGCTTCCTGCGCGCCTTCCGCCTGCGGGACGCCG ACGTGCAGTTCCTGGCCTCGGTGCTGCCCCCAGACACAGACCCTGCGTTCTTCGAGCACCTTCGGGCCCTCGACTGCTCCGAGGTGACGGTGCGAGCCCTGCCCGAGGGCTCCCTCGCCTTCCCGGGC GTGCCGCTCCTGCAGGTGTCCGGGCCGCTGCTGGTGGTGCAGCTGCTGGAGACACCGCTGCTCTGCCTGGTCAGCTACGCCAG CCTGGTGGCCACCAATGCAGCGCGGCTCCGCTTGATCGCAGGGCCAGAGAAGCGGCTGCTAGAGATGGGCCTGAGGCGGGCTCAGGGCCCGGATGGGGGCCTGACAGCCTCCACCTACAGCTACCTGGGCG GCTTCGACAGCAGCAGCAACGTGCTAGCGGGCCAGCTCCGAGGTGTGCCAGTGGCCGGGACCCTGGCCCACTCCTTCGTCACTTCCTTTTCGGGCAGTGAGGTGCCCCCTGACCCG ATGTTGGCGCCAGCAGCTGGTGAGGGCCCTGGGGTGGACCTGGCGGCCAAAGCCCAGGTGTGGCTGGAGCACGTGTGTGCccacctggggctgggggtgcagGAGCCACACCCAGGTGAGCGGGCAGCCTTTGTGGCCTATGCCCTGGCCTTCCCCCGGGCCTTCCAGGGCCTCCTGGACTCCTACAGCGTGCGGAG GAGTGGTCTCCCCAACTTCCTAGCAGTCGCCCTGGCCCTGGGAGAGCTGGGCTACCGGGCAGTGGGCGTGAGGCTGGACAGTGGCGACCTGCTACAGCAGGCCCAGGAGATCCGCAAGGTCTTCCGAGCTGCTGCAGCCCA GTTCCAGGTGCCCTGGCTGGCGTCAGTCCCCATTGCAGTCAGCAACAACATTGATGAGGAGGCGCTGGCCCGACTGGCCCAGGAG GGCAGTGAGGTGAATGTCATTGGCATTGGCACCAGTGCGGTCACCTGCCCCCAACAGCCTTCCCTGGGCTGCGTCTATAAG CTGGTGGCCGTGGGGGGCCAGCCACGAATGAAGCTGACGGAGGACCCCGAGAAGCAGACGTTACCTGGGAGCAAGGCTGCTTTCCGGCTCCTGGGCTCTGACG GGTCTCTACTTATGGACGTGCTGCAGTTAGCAGAGGAGCCAGCGCCACAGGCTGGGCAGGAGCTGAGGGTGTGGCCTCCAGGGGCCCAGGAGCCCTGCACCGTGAGGCCAGCCCAGGTGGAGCCACTACTGCGGCTCTGCTTCCAGCAAGGACAG CTATGTGAGCCGCTCCCATCCCTGGCAGAGTCTAGAGCCTTGGTCCAGCTGTCCCTGAGCCAACTCAGCCCTGAGCACAGGCGGCTGCAGAGCCCTGCACAGTACCAG GTGGTGCTGTCTGAGAGGCTGCAGGCCCTGGTGAACAGTCTGCATGCAAGGGCATCCCCCTGA
- the NAPRT gene encoding nicotinate phosphoribosyltransferase isoform X1 gives MAAEQDPEGRAAARPLLTDLYQATMALGYWRAGRARDAAEFELFFRRCPFGGAFALAAGLRDCVRFLRAFRLRDADVQFLASVLPPDTDPAFFEHLRALDCSEVTVRALPEGSLAFPGVPLLQVSGPLLVVQLLETPLLCLVSYASLVATNAARLRLIAGPEKRLLEMGLRRAQGPDGGLTASTYSYLGGFDSSSNVLAGQLRGVPVAGTLAHSFVTSFSGSEVPPDPMLAPAAGEGPGVDLAAKAQVWLEHVCAHLGLGVQEPHPGERAAFVAYALAFPRAFQGLLDSYSVRRSGLPNFLAVALALGELGYRAVGVRLDSGDLLQQAQEIRKVFRAAAAQFQVPWLASVPIAVSNNIDEEALARLAQEGSEVNVIGIGTSAVTCPQQPSLGCVYKLVAVGGQPRMKLTEDPEKQTLPGSKAAFRLLGSDGSLLMDVLQLAEEPAPQAGQELRVWPPGAQEPCTVRPAQVEPLLRLCFQQGQLCEPLPSLAESRALVQLSLSQLSPEHRRLQSPAQYQVGGRPALCASALCAPALTMPTTLLLCSLQVVLSERLQALVNSLHARASP, from the exons ATGGCGGCGGAACAGGACCCCGAGGGGCGCGCGGCGGCGCGGCCGCTGCTCACCGACCTCTACCAGGCCACCATGGCGTTGGGCTATTGGCGCGCGGGCCGGGCGCGGGACGCCGCCGAGTTCGAGCTCTTCTTCCGCCGCTGCCCGTTCGGCGGCGCCTTCGCCTTGGCCGCCGGCTTGCGCGACTGTGTGCGCTTCCTGCGCGCCTTCCGCCTGCGGGACGCCG ACGTGCAGTTCCTGGCCTCGGTGCTGCCCCCAGACACAGACCCTGCGTTCTTCGAGCACCTTCGGGCCCTCGACTGCTCCGAGGTGACGGTGCGAGCCCTGCCCGAGGGCTCCCTCGCCTTCCCGGGC GTGCCGCTCCTGCAGGTGTCCGGGCCGCTGCTGGTGGTGCAGCTGCTGGAGACACCGCTGCTCTGCCTGGTCAGCTACGCCAG CCTGGTGGCCACCAATGCAGCGCGGCTCCGCTTGATCGCAGGGCCAGAGAAGCGGCTGCTAGAGATGGGCCTGAGGCGGGCTCAGGGCCCGGATGGGGGCCTGACAGCCTCCACCTACAGCTACCTGGGCG GCTTCGACAGCAGCAGCAACGTGCTAGCGGGCCAGCTCCGAGGTGTGCCAGTGGCCGGGACCCTGGCCCACTCCTTCGTCACTTCCTTTTCGGGCAGTGAGGTGCCCCCTGACCCG ATGTTGGCGCCAGCAGCTGGTGAGGGCCCTGGGGTGGACCTGGCGGCCAAAGCCCAGGTGTGGCTGGAGCACGTGTGTGCccacctggggctgggggtgcagGAGCCACACCCAGGTGAGCGGGCAGCCTTTGTGGCCTATGCCCTGGCCTTCCCCCGGGCCTTCCAGGGCCTCCTGGACTCCTACAGCGTGCGGAG GAGTGGTCTCCCCAACTTCCTAGCAGTCGCCCTGGCCCTGGGAGAGCTGGGCTACCGGGCAGTGGGCGTGAGGCTGGACAGTGGCGACCTGCTACAGCAGGCCCAGGAGATCCGCAAGGTCTTCCGAGCTGCTGCAGCCCA GTTCCAGGTGCCCTGGCTGGCGTCAGTCCCCATTGCAGTCAGCAACAACATTGATGAGGAGGCGCTGGCCCGACTGGCCCAGGAG GGCAGTGAGGTGAATGTCATTGGCATTGGCACCAGTGCGGTCACCTGCCCCCAACAGCCTTCCCTGGGCTGCGTCTATAAG CTGGTGGCCGTGGGGGGCCAGCCACGAATGAAGCTGACGGAGGACCCCGAGAAGCAGACGTTACCTGGGAGCAAGGCTGCTTTCCGGCTCCTGGGCTCTGACG GGTCTCTACTTATGGACGTGCTGCAGTTAGCAGAGGAGCCAGCGCCACAGGCTGGGCAGGAGCTGAGGGTGTGGCCTCCAGGGGCCCAGGAGCCCTGCACCGTGAGGCCAGCCCAGGTGGAGCCACTACTGCGGCTCTGCTTCCAGCAAGGACAG CTATGTGAGCCGCTCCCATCCCTGGCAGAGTCTAGAGCCTTGGTCCAGCTGTCCCTGAGCCAACTCAGCCCTGAGCACAGGCGGCTGCAGAGCCCTGCACAGTACCAGGTTGGGGGGAGGCCTGCCCTGTGTGCCTCTGCCCTGTGTGCCCCTGCCCTCACCATGCCCACCACTCTCCTTCTCTGCTCCCTGCAGGTGGTGCTGTCTGAGAGGCTGCAGGCCCTGGTGAACAGTCTGCATGCAAGGGCATCCCCCTGA